In Exiguobacterium sp. 9-2, the genomic window AGAGCCGTCCTGTTTTCTTGCGATCTGCTGTGTATACATCCCACTGTTCCATCTTGCATCATTCCCCTTTTTAACTGATGAAAGACGAGTTATTCGAGCTTTCCTCCGCTTTGACGCAATCAATCGCGACGACGAGGGCGATCAATAATTCTTCCATCGCTTCATCTTCGACTTCAATCATGTACTGATCGGTCCAAGAAATCCACTTTTTCTGCACGCGACCAATCCGTTGTCCCTGTTGCAGGACTTCAAAATCGACATCCCACCAGTCGCCTGTGACTTCGAACTGATCCGAGTTGATTGTATAACGATCCTTGAAGAACGTGAACTCTTTGATGATTTCGAATGATTGTCCCACTGCTTCGACATAAAAGACCGGACGGAAACTAAACGTTTTTTTCTCGATTTCAGCAACGACTTCTCCGTTTCGGTTCGTTACGGTGAAGGTCTTCGGTAATTTCATAAAACTTCCCTCAATGTGATACGCATCGTGTCCTTCTTCGTCCTGAATCGCAAATCGTCCACGCAAACTGAAGGCTTTTTGTTTCATATAAAGTGTATGCATACCGGTCTCCTCCTTTAATGTATAGTCTTATTTACGACATTACTGACAGAAAAGATTCAAAATCTGGAAATAGCCAGTTGGTGCAGTTTGTAACAGAAGCTTCAGTGGTATCAACTTACATAACACGAATCTACGGGAAAGAAGGAATTTTGATGTCTATCGATACGATTGTGCTCTTCATTTTACTCGCCATCGCCCTGTTGATCATCCTTGTTCCACCCCTCCTCTTTTGGCACGTCTGGCGCGCCGATCGTCGCCAACAAGAACATGCGGTCCTGCGCAACTTCCCCGTCCTCGGAAAGATGCGCTATATCCTCGAAAACATGGGACCGGAACTCCGCCAATACTTATTTCTCAACAATAACGAAGGCAAACCCTTCTCTCGCAATGAATATAAGACAGCCGTCCTTTCTGGCAAATATCAAAGTCGGATTCTTAGTTTTGGCTCGGAACGTAATTTTGAAGAAGCTGGTTTTTATGTACAAAACGCCCTCTTTCCAACGAATCGACAGGAATTACGGATCGATCAATCAGAACGTGTCGATACGCACATCTATCAGATTGATCGCGATGAACTGTTTACGCGGAAAGAACATCTCGTTGCCAAGCAAATCTCACCCTATCTCTTGAAAATGGAGGATGCACCGATCATTGGTGCGACGACGTGTCGGCACCCTTATCAAATCCAAGGACTGATTGGTCAATCGGCAATGAGTTTTGGTGCACTCGGTGACCGGGCCATTACCGCTCTCTCGATCGGACTTGGTCGTGCTAAAGGAAGCTGGATGAATACCGGTGAAGGCGGGCTATCCGACTTTCATCTCAAAGGTGATGTCGACATCATCTGTCAGATTGGTCCCGGGCTGTTCGGCGTCCGGACGGAGGACGGCGACTTTTCGTTCGACGAGTTTCAGAAAAAAAGTGAGTTACCACAAGTCAAAGCCTTCGAACTCAAACTTGCCCAAGGGGCTAAAACGCGTGGTGGACATTTAGAAGGCGCAAAGGTCACGGAAGAGATTGCTGCTGTCCGGAAAGTCAAAGTCGGTGTTGGCATCGATAGTCCGAATCGCTTTAACGAATTCACGACACCAGAGACGATGCTCGACTGGGTCGAACGTCTCCGTGAGATCGGCGGCAAACCGGTCGGGATTAAAGTCGTCGTCGGTAATCTCGAAGACATGCGGCAGTTGATTGCTTATATGGAAGAATCCGGTCGTCATCCAGACTTCATGACGGTCGACGGTGGCGAAGGAGGGACAGGCGCGACGTTCCAAGAACTTGCGGATGCTGCCGGCCTACCACTCTTTTCCGCTTTACCGTTCGTTCATCAACTTTTGACGGAAGCCGGTTTACGCGACAAGGTCAAAGTGTTCGCATCCGGTAAGCTGATCAGTGCTGATAAGATTGCGATCGCTCTCGCCCTCGGCGCTGACTTCGTCAACATCGCGCGTGGTTTAATGTTTAATGTCGGCTGTATTCAAGCCCAAGTTTGTCATACGAATCACTGTCCGGTCGGCGTTGCGACGACTGATCCGAAACTGCAGAAGGCGCTGATCGTCGACGAAAAGAGTTTCCGCGTGACGAACTACATCATCTCGTTACGAGAAGGACTCTACAATCTGACGGCGGCAGCAGGACTCGTCTCACCGACGGAACTTCGCCCAGAACACGTCATCTATAAGGACGAAGCCGGACACCTGATTCCGGGTCCAGACTGGATGGCACGGCATATGATGGATCGCTCTCTTTCCTCACGGTAACGAATAGCACTCACTTGCACTTTTTAGCGAGAGCGCTTAAAGTGTATAGTTGATGAAATTCTTTAACCACACATGTGCATTACCTTAAGGAAAGGGTTTAATATACTATGAAAAAGAACTTTTGGCAGGACTTACCACGACCATTTTTCGTCTTAGCACCGATGGAAGACGTCACCGACGTCGTCTTCCGCCACGTCGTCGCAAAAGCGGCGCGTCCGGACGTCTTCTTCACGGAATTCACGAATACAGAAAGCTATTGTCACCCGAAAGGCAAACAGAGCGTCCGCGGACGTCTTGAGTTCACGGAGGATGAACAACCAATGGTCGCTCACATTTGGGGCGACAAACCGGAATATTTCCGCGAAATGAGTATCGGTATGGCAGAGATGGGCTTTAGCGGGATCGACATCAACATGGGCTGTCCCGTCCATAACGTTGCTGTTAACGGGAAAGGCTCTGGCTTGATCAATCGTCCGGAAGTCGCGGCTGAACTGATCCAAGCGGCAAAAGCGGGCGGTCTCCCAGTCAGCGTCAAAACGCGTCTCGGCTACACGAAGGTCGAAGAGTGGCATGATTGGTTGCGCCACATTCTCGAACAAGATATCGCGAACCTCTCGATTCACCTCCGGACTCGTAAAGAGATGAGCGCCGTTCCAGCGCACTTCGAATTAATTCCAGAAATCAAGAAGTTACGCGATGAGATCGCACCACAAACGTTATTGACGATCAACGGGGATATCAACGATCGCCAACACGGTCTGGAACTCGTTGAGAAATACGGTGTCGATGGTGTCATGATCGGTCGTGGGATCTTCCACAACCCATTCGCATTCGAAGTCGAGAAAAGAGACCATTCGAGCCAAGAACTCCTTGACTTGTTACGTCTACAACTCGATCTACACGATCATTACTCGTCTCAATTCGAGCCCCGTCTCTTCAAGCCATTACGTCGGTTCTTCAAGATTTATGTCCGCGGATTCCGCGGTGCGAGTGAACTGCGGGTCAAATTGATGGAGACGAACTCAACGGACGAAGTGCGTGCTTTACTCGACGCTTTCGTTGAAGAAGAAGGTATTCACGAGGTCAACTCGTTTTCAATCTAACAGCAAAGCACGCCTCCCCGGCTCGAGGAAGCGTGCTTTTTTGGTGTCACCAGCGTTCGACGATTTGCCGCGTATCCGCACACCATTGTTCAAATTCTGAAGCATGTGTCAGTAATAAGAAACGTCGTTTCCCGAGTCGTCGATCGAGCCGTGCGATACCACGGATGAAAGGATGTGGATGAACAAGCGCTTGTTCGAATGCGAGGTTCGGGTACTGCAACAAGTCCTGTTGGATCTCGTAGTTTTCCAAGTATCCGTCTTGTTTGACTTGTCGTTCGATCTCAGCGGATAACGCATGCGACTGCTTCAACCAGTCGGACTGCCATAGCAATCCGGCTGGTTTTTCCGGTAACTGTGCAGCTTGTAACGCGTAGCGCCGATCGACTTCCCGTTCGAAGTTAAAGTCGTCTGCTCCGAGAATCTCTTCTCCGTCAAACGTCATCCAGACGCGACTAGGACTATCTTGAATCCGGTAGACGGCGGCGTGAAAAGCAATCCGTCCCTGTAACGACGGGGCAAGCAGTTGCTCGACCCGTTTTTTGATGATGGAAAACTGCACACAATCCGTCCTTTCCGTCCGACTAATTTGATTAGCCGTTCTTCATATGAAACGACTCCGCAAGCGTGAACGTCAACTCTTTTAACTCGAGACCACCGAGTGCAAAGTAGAGTTTTAAATAGTTATGCGGATTGAAGACGAAGACGTCCTTCGTCTGACTGACCCACTCGCCGTTCGTTCCATTGAAGGTGAAGGTTGCAACCGGCATGTTGTTCGCAAACAACGTCACTGGCATCTGCGCCAGTTCACCAGCATTCGAACGTGCCGTCAACGTGACCTGATACATCCCTGTCTCTTCCGCCGTGATAGCGAAGACATGACTGCTGCCTGTCGTCGTCGTGACGTCCGTTAACGGGAAGGCATCTCCACTGACGAGGCGTTGGTGCGAGACGGCTTGCTCTTCAAGTGTCTCTTCTTCAATCGGTGCCCCGAGAACTTCGACCGGTGATACTGTTCCCATCACACGGTCCATGACCGGTGAACGCAACAGGAACTGACAGATGTTCGCAGCACTCCGCAGTAACTCGGAACGTCGAAGTGTTCCGTCGGCAAGAGCCGTCAACGTATCGTCCTCGAACGGATTCGTTCCTGGTTCGCCAACGACCATGTAGAGATCGTTTTGCGAACGGACCATCGTCGCCGTTTGCTGACGGTTTGCTTCCAAACCTTCCGCATTGATTTTCGCCCACCAGTCCGTCATGACGATTCCGTCAAAGCCCCATTCATCACGTAGGATGCGCGTGTTCTGATCATATAAGCCAGCAGTCCAGATGCCATTGACGGCACCATACGTCGTCATGATCGAGTATGCTTTTCCGTCTTTGACTGCCATCTCGAACCCTTTCAGGTACAACTCACGTAACGCCCGTTCTGACACGATCGAATCCAGATCATGCCGGTGGAACTCTTGGTTGTTGGCACTAAAGTGCTTCAACGTTCCTGTCACACCCACACGGTGCATCCCGTCGAGTTGTGCCACGGCCATTTTTCCAGTCAGATACGAATCCTCCGAGAAATACTCGAAGTTTCGTCCGTTGAGTGGATGACGATGGAGATTCATCCCGGGTCCAAGCAATGTATCAATCTCGTTTTTCCGTAACTCAAGACCGGTCATCTCAAATAGATCGGCAATCAACGTCGTATTAAACGTCGAAGCCAGCAACGTTCCGTTCGGTAACGAGAAGGCTTTCGTTCCGATGTCCATCCGGATTCCGGACGGACCATCCGCGCAACAGCCTGCTGGAATACCGAGCGCTTCGAGTTCTGTCGTCACGCCACCGAAGGCGCCCGCCGTTCCCGGAGTGACACGCGGTGAGTTCATCCCTTCCCCCCGAACGATTGCCGCGAGATCCGCATCCGTCAATTGATCGAGGAACGTCTCGAGCGTGACACGTTCTTCTTTGACGTCGCGTAACTTCCAACCGGCATCTTCTGCCTGTGTCCGTTCAACGGGACGCTCCTGTTGACGACGCTGTTCCGGATCGATCGTCCGCAGTGGTGTCGCTTCATATGTCACCGTATATCCCGTTTCGGTCGCTTGCGGTTTGATACGTTCAAACGCCGTCACCGGTGCCATGTTTTCCGTTAAGACGTCCGTGACGTCAAGCGTCTCAACGGAATGGCTTGCGACTGGAACCGCCGACCGGACGTCCGTCCCGAGATAGAGCTGATACGCGCCAGGTTCAATGACATAAGACGACTTATGCCCGGTAACGCCACTATCGTCATAACTCGCAAACGAGGCGAACGGTACGACGAGTGTGAGAGATTCTTGCTCGCCCGGTGCGAGTTCTTTTGTCTTTCCGAACGTCACGAGTTGACGCGTTGGGTTACCGAGTTGTCCTTGTGGTTTCTCAAGGTATCCTTGTATGACTTCCTTCCCGCTCGTCTGCCCGGTATTCGTCACTGTCGCTGTAATCGTCCAGGCATCAGCTGACGTCGTCACATCTGTCGCAAGGTTGAACGACGTATACGATAATCCGTAGCCGAACGGATACAAGACCGCTTCCGGTGCGAACGTCTCAAAATAACGGTACCCGACATAGATGTCTTCCTGATACAACGAACGATCAGCGTGACCGAAGTGGGGTGTCGACGGATAATCATCGAGTGAACGGACAATCGTATCCGGTAGTTTCCCGGATGGCGAGATGCGTCCAAGCAAAAGATCACTCAGCCCGGTGCCACCTTCCATCCCCCCTTGCCACGCGTAGAGGACAGCACTTGGCGCCGTCTCTTCGACCCAGCGCATATCGATGATGTTCCCAACGTTCAAAACGACGACAGTTTGTTTGAAGTGTGTCGTCACGAGACGGAGCATCTCCTGTTCCGTCTCCGTTAAAAAATAACTTCCTGGATCCGCTGTATTATCGCGATCTTCCCCAGCCGTGCGACCGATCATGATCAAGGCAACATCGGAATCAAGCGCTGCTTGCTGAACGAGCGTCGCGTCAAGCGGCATCTCTTCTTGCGACCATGGCTCGGCTGCCCAGCCTTCACCTTGGTCAAACGGATGGTCTTCAAGCCATGTTTCGTACGCCTTGAGGACGTCCGTATTCAGTGTCACGTCTTCGCGCAACATGTCGAGTGGACTAACGAGGTTCGTGACGTTGACCATCCCGCCTGATCCTGTGCCACTTTTATAGTAGTTGAACTGGTTACGTCCAAAGACAGCGACCGTCGATGCAGGTTGCAACGGGAGCACACCATCATTGTGTAAGAGGACCGCCCCTTCCGCGACGGTTTGTCGTGCGAGTTTTGTATAGGCTTGCCAATCGAGCGTGTATGTCATGCGTCATCCACCTTTGTTAGTTAGTTTGAGAAAAAAGTCGTTTTAAGTCCTTCGCGATTTCGTCTAAGCTGTCTTCGGCTTGCGGATACAGACCGAGTTTATCAAGAAAGGCATGTTCCATCCCGCGGTAGTGGAGATAACGGGTCTTGACGCCAGCGCGCGCGAGCTTTTTCGCATACGCTTCCCCTTCAAGACGTAAGTAATCAAACTCCCCTGTAATAACGATTGCCTCTGGTAAATCGGTGAGCGTCGCGAACAACGGCGAGATCCGTGGATCCTTCGAATCACTTGCTTGGACATACCATTGCTCGAGAACACCTTCTTCATCTTGTAGCGACAAAATGATCCGTTCAAGTAACTCAGGTTCCGTTTGTCGGTCATATGCTTCAAGCGTCCAGTCATATTCCGAATTCGGATGTTCACCGACATTAACGACCGGATAATATAAGACTTGATAGCGAATATACGGCGTCGGACGCTCGCGGTCGAGTAGACAACAGACCGTCGCTAAGTTCCCACCGGCACTATCGCCGGCAACCGCGATTGCGCCTGGATCAATCCCAAGTCGATCAGCGTGTTCGACTGCCCAATCGATCGCTGCATGACAATCTTCAAGCCCTGTCGGAAACGGATGCTCTGGCGCCAATCGGTAGCCGACCGACAAGACAGCGACGTTCCCTTTATCTGCTAATGCCTTACATGGATTCTCGACCGTCTCGAGCGTGCCACCGAAAAAACCACCGCCATGGAAATAGACGACGAGCGGGAGCGGACGCGCTGCTTCTGGACGATACAGCCGTGCTTCGATCGTGGTATCGGGTCTTGGAATCGAGAGGACGTTTGTTGAAATCTGCCGTGTCGTCATATCTTCATTGTCCCAGCCCATTCCGGCACGCGCCAGTTCGACTGGCGACGCCCCTTCTGGAATCGAGACCGATGGACGCTGCGTGAGGACGACCTCATGGACACGCGGATCGAGTGTCCCTGGAGTCGAGACGTCAGGAATCGGCTTATCGACGATCTCAAGTCCGTCTTGATGGATGGATGAACGATTTCGTAACGTTCGCAGTAAATCTTGCATTGATGTGGTAGACAATTGGATCGCTTCCTTTCTTATCAAATGGTTATCGAAAGCGCTTTCGATAACCATTAAAAAAATTTCGAATGCCACTTTTTAAAAAAGAGACCGCTTACATCACAATATACCTGTCTTTGGCAGGAGAAGCAAATGTTTCACCTAAAAAAATCAGCGCAGTCGCCTGCGCTGATCCTCATCGTAATTGTTCTTGTGAAACGATCGTAAAACCATCAATGACCGTGTCTTCCTCGACCTCGATCAACAGGCAGCGTTTCCCTTGGTAGTTGACTTGTTTGACGTACTTCAAGTCTTGCGGACTGATTGCGATGTTCGCGACCTTCGTATTGATTTTAATCGATTTCGCTTCATAGTTCGGGACGATGTTACTCGCTTTCATCTCGTATGTTGGATCGTCAACGACCGTCTTGAACGCCCGTTCGACCTGCTCCGTGCTGACATCTTCGACACCACTTGCCTTGAGCACACGCTCGACTTCCTGAACGTCGAGCATCGGTACTTCTTCCTCATCTTGATCCTCTTCGACGACGATCAACTGGTTGATGTTTTCATAGACACCGGCTAACGTCTTCGTATCCATCGATTCACCGACGACCGATTTGACGATTTCCTCGAAGATTGCTTTATCCTCATCTGCCGTGACGATCGGTTGACCGTTCAAGACATTTTCAAGGAAGCCGAAATCTGGTTTATTGGGCTTACCTGCCGCATACAAGACATGATTGACGTCTGCTGCATTGTCGGTGAAGGTCGGGAAGAGGAATCCACCAATCGGCGACGCTAGTTTGATGACCGGATTGATGAATAAGTTCGACTTGAATTCGCGTTCGACGAAATCAAAGACGAGTGATTGTTTCGGTAACTCCGTCAAGTTAAGGCTACCGAGAATGAACGGTGTCGTATAGACGTCGTCATTTGGATCGATCTCTGTCTCATCTGCTTGGCGCTTCGTCGTTTTATAGTATTGTCCGCGAATGAACGTGACGACGAGGTCATTCTCGTACTGGACGTCTTGGACCATCTTCAACGCCATCGTCTGCATCTGTTCAACCCAGTCCTCCGGCTCTTCCGCATACAGTCCTTCGTAAAGAAGCTGCTGCGTATGACCCGTCTCTCCTTCTTCCGGATGCGTGAACTTGACCTCGAACAACTTGACGTCGAGTTTTCCACCTAATACTTTCTTGAAGTTCGCGAAGAACAGCTCCTGTTGTTCCGGATCAAGCAATGGAAACGGTCGGGCTTCCTCATGATAGATTTCGCTCGTCTCTTTTCGGATATAGACGTTGTAGATTTCATGGATTTTTAGTAAATCGGCATCCATCTTGAAGTGACGACGGATGTCGGCGATGTCTTTTTTATTCATGCATACCAGCTCCTCGAATCATTAAAATCCTGCTTCCTGAAAAGCGTACCATATGCGAGATGACCCGACATCTTTTAGAAAATCAATGCGCACGGAATGAATACGCGCGTGTGACAGGATTAACGATCTCATATTCATATTCTTGGTGGGCAGCGCGAGCTTGCGCGATGCAATTATCTAGTTCTTTTGTGTTGAAATAACGTTGCGCTTCCGTCAACGTGCCACTTACGACTAAAAATACGCCGAACACGATCAACCATCCTCTAATTCGTTCGTTCATTATGTAGTCTCCTTTCTTCTCCACCTAAATCCTAACATCAGACCCTTCTATATAATGACAAAAGTTTAATTTTAATAACATTTACACGATATTCATTTTTTCCTAAATAAGTGATGCCATACTAAAAATTGTGAAGGGTGTCTTCACATCATCTCGTCTCATACATAGGAGGAATGACACGTGTTCAAAGCCATCAAGTCCATCGTCATCACTACGCTCGTCTGCCTGACCGCTTTCCAATTCGATACGACGTCTGTTTCCGCATTACCTTCAGGCATCTCTTCGAAAGCGACGGCCCAGTCTCAACTCGATGCCTTAACGGTTAAAACAGAAGGCAGCATGACCGGTTATTCACGTGATTTGTTCCCGCACTGGAGCAGTCAAGGAAGCGGCTGTGACACACGACAAGTCGTCTTAAAACGTGACGCCGATTCATATGTCGGATCGTGCCCCGTTACATCCGGTTCTTGGTATAGTTACTATGACGGACTGACATTCACGAATCCGTCTGACCTCGACATCGATCACGTCGTACCGCTTGCCGAAGCATGGCGCTCAGGAGCAAGCAGTTGGACGACAACGACTCGTCAAGCATTCGCAAACGATTTAACAGGTCCGCAATTGATCGCTGTCTCTGCAAGCTCGAACCGTTCAAAAGGGGATCAGGATCCGTCGACATGGAAGCCAACACGGGCAGGTGCGAGCTGTGCTTACTCGAAGATGTGGATTAATACGAAGAGCCGCTGGAACCTTAGCTTACAGTCGAGTGAAAAAACAGCCTTACAAACGATGTTGAACACATGTACATACTAAAAAGGAGTCGATTCGATGGAAACGAAAATCTCTACCTTTACCGCCACACATGGTGTCATGACGCAAGAAGTTGGTGTCATCAGCGGTGAACTCGAACTCCGGACGACCTGTCAGGAGGACGGAACGTTGGAACTGAAGATTGCTTACGTCGGAGCAATAGACGTCTATACGTTACCCGGCAATTATCGTATTCATGACGTTCGGGATCATGACGTCATCCATCAGATGCTCGTCAATGTACTAGAGCGAACATAATGAAAAACAGACGCTGTCCAAGTTAATGGGCGGCGTCTATTTTCGTTCTGTATATTCAAAATCAGATTGTCATTATTTACTAAATCATGCGTTTTCTCTGACGTTCTATCCGGTATAGTGAAAACAACGTCATTATCCTTTCGGGAGGAATACTTCATGCGAAACGTTTTGATCCCAACCGGCGTCATCTTAAGTGGTGCAGGTCTCTACATGGCACTAGAAAGTCATGTTCCTGCGTTACTCGTTACCGGCATCATCATGCTATTTGGTTGCGGTATTGGTATCATCACGAAAGAAAAGTCGGAATAATCCATAGATCCAGTCAGGAGGATAAATATGATTCAACAATTCATCGAGGAACAGCAGTCACACGATACTATTGGCGGGTTTATCGCTAAGTCTGTTGACCCGATCCTCGCCCACGTTAATCCATCACGTTTACAAGACAACGATCTTGTACTATTGATTCAAGCTGATCAATCGATTGTTATCTCTTTCGCTAATTCACAAGATCAATCAGATTGGACGCCAATATCACGAGAGCAGATTCATCAATCGAAAAGTCTACTCGCACCTAAGACATGCTATTTCAAAATTAAGCACGGTGAATATGCCGGAACCTATTTGATTTCACCGGATTTGATTGTGAATGATCAGTTTAAGAAAGAAGCGGACTATATGAAATTTATAACAGTATAATAACTCAATAAAACTCAATCGAAATATTTTTATATTCATTCGATTTCAAAATAAGATGTTAACAACTTTTGGGTAGACTGATCTGCTTTTTCTAAAAGTCCTTCACTTATCTTTTTCTTTTCCACCTTTTCTTTATTCTTACTTATGACATCGAACACAGTTTGTGGCGGGTAGTCCGATAGAATGTTTTCCTTTATATCTTCTATCTCGCATTCTGATTATCGCATCGAATACGTCTTCTTGAAAATCGATATCTGCTTTGACATCCATTTTTAAATCTCTTTAAATTTCTATCTTTATTCATATTTTGGCATATTTGATATTATATAATTATACTTATTAATTTCAGAAAAACGATTATATGAATATTTATGTTTATAAAATTATTCTTAACTTAAGTAGTGATTAGTTGTGTATACTTTTTAAAAGTCCTATAAAAATATACAGGAGGTATTTATGCAGTTACCACGATTTGACAATAATAAGGGGAGCAAAGGAGTTAATCTAGTTGAACGAAAAGTACTAGATGAATTAGAGTGGATCTTCAGAGAGCAGCCTACTCAAGACTATGGAATTGATGGCCATATGGAAGTAGTTGACGAGGAATTTGTCACTGGTAGATTAATTGCTATCCAGATTAAAGCAGGCAGTAGTTACTTAAAAGAGGAAACAAGTTCAGGTTTTGTGTTTAGAGGTAAGATAGAACATTACAATTATTGGACTAATCATTCATTACCAGTCATTTTAGTGTTGTGTGATTTAGAAAAAGGTGTTTGTTATTGGGAACAAATTAGTGAAGATAAAGTAGAACTAATTTCAGATACTAGTTGGAAGGTTGTAGTTCCAAAATTGCAGATTCTTGATCGGAAATCTTTCAGTAAACTTAAACAAATCGCTGAAAACACAACAGAGTATGAAAGAAGGTTAAATTCACTTGTTCTTTCAAGGGCATGGATGGAGGAATTATTAAACGGAAATAAAGTAATCTTAGAATCAGATGAATGGATTAATAAAACTTCTGGTATAGGTTCATTGATACTAAAAGTAATTGATACTGACACTGAAGATGAGAAAATTATTCTTAACTGGCCTATGGTGTTCTTCCCTCTTGAAAGTTACGAGGACGTATTCCCAGAGTTATTTCCTTGGGCCAAGTTTTCAGTCGATGAAGATTACTATGAGGAATATGATGAAGGAGAGTTTCTTGCTGATAATGCTGTGTGGGATAAAGAAGACGGTAAATACATGATTTTTGGTGACTATCAAGAATGGAGCAAGCGAAGACCTAACATAAGACCTTATATAATTCGTTATGGTGAAATTGCGTCTTATCGGTTAAATTTAGATTTAAATGAATTAGGACAATCCTTTGTACATCTTGATAACTATTTACGCAATGGAATTAAAAAAAATAAGTCTATAAGAAATAATAATTATACTAACTTCTTTTAAAAAGACTATTTTTTCTCGAATACTATTAAACCTTTTTGTTAGTATTAATGAATTATATTCGTCATCACGTAAAATGTCGAAGCCGCTATCGAGGGCTGAAAAAATGACGCTTCAAGCGATGATTACTTTCATTGCCTTAAACCTCAAAAACCTTGCGAATTGTTTCTGGGATTTTCTCGGGAATCCATGTCTTCACTACGTTTTAATAGGTAGTACATACAACAAACCCTCATTTCGTGATCGAAATGAAGGTTTGTCTATAATCTGAAAAGCTTATTGATAAAATAAGCTTTTTATTATTTTCCTTGTATTATCGTAATTTATTTAACCATACTTTATTAATAATAATTTCTATTCTCTGTTTTACCTCTATTTATGATACGACTCTCCATATCACATCTAAATGAGATTATATACTTTAAAGTTATATAAAAAGGAATCGAAGCCATATAGAAGTAAAAATTTTCTAAAAAACTATTGAGACTAATTAAAACTTTTTTGATTCCAAGGTAATCTCTAATTCAATTAATGAAAAGTATAATTTTGGGCTGCTTCTCAAAATTATCAATGTTTCTTTTTAAAAGGTAACTTTGAGTGTTCATTCATTAGAAATGATTGATAAAAATCAATTAAAAATGAATTTAAAAAATAACCTATTCAATATTAAGAAGTCATTAATGTCGACAGATTATTCTTTATTAATGTGAGCGTTTTTGACTTAGTGACTTAAATTAAAACTCTTTAGTAATTTTAAAGCATTGAAAGTATTGAACATTTTTATTTAGTACTTAATACGTTTTTTTGAACATTCGGCACTTAAAGCTTCTAAATCTAAATATAAGTACTTTTTTGAACTTTTTATTGGATAAGAGGAATAAATATAGTTAATAAATTCTGTCCAATTCATGTTCATTGTATCATCAATGACTTGATCAAGAATTGATTTAGTTATTCCTTCAATTTTTCGATTATCATAATAAAAGAAAATGTCATCTCTTAAACTAACAACTTCTTTTAAGGTTCCAAAGGAGTTAACTTCTTGTTTAACTTGCAATCTTCTGTCTTTTTTTGCTGCTTCAAATACATCACTCACGTAAGGACCATAATG contains:
- a CDS encoding glycoside hydrolase family 3 protein; translated protein: MTYTLDWQAYTKLARQTVAEGAVLLHNDGVLPLQPASTVAVFGRNQFNYYKSGTGSGGMVNVTNLVSPLDMLREDVTLNTDVLKAYETWLEDHPFDQGEGWAAEPWSQEEMPLDATLVQQAALDSDVALIMIGRTAGEDRDNTADPGSYFLTETEQEMLRLVTTHFKQTVVVLNVGNIIDMRWVEETAPSAVLYAWQGGMEGGTGLSDLLLGRISPSGKLPDTIVRSLDDYPSTPHFGHADRSLYQEDIYVGYRYFETFAPEAVLYPFGYGLSYTSFNLATDVTTSADAWTITATVTNTGQTSGKEVIQGYLEKPQGQLGNPTRQLVTFGKTKELAPGEQESLTLVVPFASFASYDDSGVTGHKSSYVIEPGAYQLYLGTDVRSAVPVASHSVETLDVTDVLTENMAPVTAFERIKPQATETGYTVTYEATPLRTIDPEQRRQQERPVERTQAEDAGWKLRDVKEERVTLETFLDQLTDADLAAIVRGEGMNSPRVTPGTAGAFGGVTTELEALGIPAGCCADGPSGIRMDIGTKAFSLPNGTLLASTFNTTLIADLFEMTGLELRKNEIDTLLGPGMNLHRHPLNGRNFEYFSEDSYLTGKMAVAQLDGMHRVGVTGTLKHFSANNQEFHRHDLDSIVSERALRELYLKGFEMAVKDGKAYSIMTTYGAVNGIWTAGLYDQNTRILRDEWGFDGIVMTDWWAKINAEGLEANRQQTATMVRSQNDLYMVVGEPGTNPFEDDTLTALADGTLRRSELLRSAANICQFLLRSPVMDRVMGTVSPVEVLGAPIEEETLEEQAVSHQRLVSGDAFPLTDVTTTTGSSHVFAITAEETGMYQVTLTARSNAGELAQMPVTLFANNMPVATFTFNGTNGEWVSQTKDVFVFNPHNYLKLYFALGGLELKELTFTLAESFHMKNG
- a CDS encoding alpha/beta hydrolase, producing MQDLLRTLRNRSSIHQDGLEIVDKPIPDVSTPGTLDPRVHEVVLTQRPSVSIPEGASPVELARAGMGWDNEDMTTRQISTNVLSIPRPDTTIEARLYRPEAARPLPLVVYFHGGGFFGGTLETVENPCKALADKGNVAVLSVGYRLAPEHPFPTGLEDCHAAIDWAVEHADRLGIDPGAIAVAGDSAGGNLATVCCLLDRERPTPYIRYQVLYYPVVNVGEHPNSEYDWTLEAYDRQTEPELLERIILSLQDEEGVLEQWYVQASDSKDPRISPLFATLTDLPEAIVITGEFDYLRLEGEAYAKKLARAGVKTRYLHYRGMEHAFLDKLGLYPQAEDSLDEIAKDLKRLFSQTN
- a CDS encoding DUF4317 domain-containing protein, with the translated sequence MNKKDIADIRRHFKMDADLLKIHEIYNVYIRKETSEIYHEEARPFPLLDPEQQELFFANFKKVLGGKLDVKLFEVKFTHPEEGETGHTQQLLYEGLYAEEPEDWVEQMQTMALKMVQDVQYENDLVVTFIRGQYYKTTKRQADETEIDPNDDVYTTPFILGSLNLTELPKQSLVFDFVEREFKSNLFINPVIKLASPIGGFLFPTFTDNAADVNHVLYAAGKPNKPDFGFLENVLNGQPIVTADEDKAIFEEIVKSVVGESMDTKTLAGVYENINQLIVVEEDQDEEEVPMLDVQEVERVLKASGVEDVSTEQVERAFKTVVDDPTYEMKASNIVPNYEAKSIKINTKVANIAISPQDLKYVKQVNYQGKRCLLIEVEEDTVIDGFTIVSQEQLR
- a CDS encoding HNH endonuclease family protein — protein: MKSIVITTLVCLTAFQFDTTSVSALPSGISSKATAQSQLDALTVKTEGSMTGYSRDLFPHWSSQGSGCDTRQVVLKRDADSYVGSCPVTSGSWYSYYDGLTFTNPSDLDIDHVVPLAEAWRSGASSWTTTTRQAFANDLTGPQLIAVSASSNRSKGDQDPSTWKPTRAGASCAYSKMWINTKSRWNLSLQSSEKTALQTMLNTCTY